GATAAAGAAAACTTGTCGCTAAGGTCTGTGAGAGCAAGAGTGGGCAGGCAATGACCGAACGGAGGAGAAACTTCATCTGAAGGCAAGTTAAGTAGAAAAGgtaatctgaaaacaaacaaatctggaaGTATGAAATTAAAGGAAAGAACAGTAACTGTGGGAGGTACTGGCTCGACGTTAGCAAAAATATTGGACAATCAGGTGGAGAGGAGTTGTCTGGAAACACCCAATTGCCGTGACTATAGCAGGAGTGAACCACACAAACAAGCACACAGGGCCTCAGGGTATGACTTATGTGACTCAAAGGGATGAATAATATAAGTAGAACCTGTTATACACGTCCTTAATAGAACATGTCCTTTTGTTGTGGTAGCTAATCTTTGCAGATCAAACACTGCAGGGCTCCATTCAGCtgcaattaaaaatgaattgctATGTaacaatttaaagtgttttatgacTCCTGAAAGCAACTTTCCCCCAAAATATTCTTGGGGTATTACATGcctttgaaaaaggaaaaaatgttggaatGAAATTGAGCAACTATAGTATAGGGACACAAAGCCCTAGACACAAATAGGaaaccaaaacaacacacatGCAGGATGTGTGGAAAGTCTCATCACCCAAACCAGTGTCCTGCATATCAAGTTTCATGTCATAGATGTGGAAAGATGAACCATTATGCAAAGACCTGTGAGTCAAGAAAAATGGCAAACAAGACAACTATGCATAATTTTAGCACAAAAATTAATTCACTTTTCATTGGAACTGTGGACCTTTGCTATTTGAACACTAAAACGGACAATGCCTGGCGTGATATCACACATGTAGGATACATGTCTGTTGAGGTTAAGCTTGATGTAGGGGCAGAAGCTGATATTATACTAATGTTAAAGTTCAAAGGACCGCAAAggtcagaaagaaaatgaaaagcaattGAACTAGCAATTACAACTAACAACCAGCGTTAACTGCCTATGGAGGAGTCAGGCTGTTTGCTACCTTTAACAAATAAGTTTAAGTCTACGAAAGCAGTGTAGCAGTTTGCTAATAAGACAgtcaaagtaataaaataacaaactgcagtcggatttttattgttaatgtgttttttccccactgagcagtgaaagtaaataaaatgtttgaacacTAAAGAAAATTTGCTgtaagtatttatttactggaggggtttttatttgtgatgcagagccacagctaacagttagctcCTTTGGCAGCTCTAACGGAGCCTGTTGCTCCTCCTACACTTTGGAGTGAGGTTTTCCTATCTTTCTACTTTtattgtgtgtgcgtgtgtgtgcgtgcgtgtgttttATGTTACCGTCTGAAGTTAAATGTGGTTTAGTTAATCGCAtatgtttaaacaataaaaaatttaaatcttgaAAAAACATCAGGTTTGATGCTTCTTGGTCAAAATAGCATTGAATGAAGTCAAGTTTCAGTGTATTTAAGTGAGTCTTGGCACTTTGTAGTTAGTTATTgtttacaaaaaattatttgcttataTTCACATGCCCACTTGTGCGTAAATTACACTGCCGCACATTATTTGTGCACATGAGCGCATGAATACATGGGGCTAGAAATACAGTGAGTGTTTTCTCGGTTAAGAACTCTAGTTTTGGTCTTAGAGTCTTTTATTAAATGGTCTTGACCTACCTGAAAGTtatggatatttgtttttttataaatgtctgaattaaaacagattaatgtaaattatgaattaaatacCGTGTGTGAAAAGTTCAAATAGTTTAGGTAAATTACCTTTGGCTTCAGAGGACAATATGCCCCAAAAAGGGATTACACTTATGTACAGGTGATTTTGATTAGGTTTTTCCTGTAGGCAAATGTGAGAACACATTTTACAACATCAAGaatagaattttttaaaacagatttattttgaagagtcaCAAAAATGCACAACTTAGATATCTTATGAGCAAAAATTCAATGGTCAGAATCTTAGGcaggtttaaataaaataatagaagaTAGTGAGAAACAACTGCAAAgccttaaattaaataaagataacTACAAATAAGCAACAAATACAGCCCAAAAAACGTCAAAGAGAAACCTTgttaatacatatataaataatattaaaacattaacaacaaaaaatctataaatatcaCATACAAAAATGCATTATTAGCTatacaaatgtcttttttgtgaGCAATCtatattttctgaatgaatttgtttgattttaaatactTACTAAATACTTAACGCCCATGACAAATGAGACTTTGAGAATCCTTGAATTTACTCTTGATGCTTCTGAGTCATGATTTTCacataataacaacaaaaagtaaaactaagaAATGAAGCATGCCCATTCTGACACTAGAAGCACTACTGGTTGTTGATGTTGTGGTGGCTGACTGTGCTCCTgatgttgttttggttgtggCTGCAGAAGTCGTTGTTGATGTGCTTGAGGTGgttgtggaaaaatgtgttgGTGCATTTGTGAATGACTGTGCTGCCGAAGTTGTTTTGGTTGTGATTCTAGCTGTACTAGTCATTGTTGATGTGGATGTTGTTGTGGCACCTGCTACTGCACCTGTGGGTGGCTCTGTTGCCGAGCTTGATGTGTCAGTGGCTGCAGTTGACATTGTTGAGGTGGTTGTTGTGGTTGTTCTGGCACTACTAGCTGGAATTGCAGTGAATGgtgttgtggttgtttttgCAGTACTGGTGAATGATGCAACAGGTGTGGTGGTTGATCCTACACTGGTGGTGGTTGGTGTTGCagttggagctgctgttgtaGCAGTTGACGTGATTGGCGCTGTGGAGGTTGGAGATTTTGTAGTGGTGGTTGGTGATGAAGATGTGGTGGTTGGTGCTGCACTTGtggttgctgctgctggagttgtAGTGGTTGGTGATGGAGTTGTAGCTGTTGTTGCTCCACTTGTGATGTTTGGTGCTGCAGGTGTGGTTGGTGATGCTGGAGATGTGGTTAGTAATGAAGTTGTGGGGGATGGTGCAGCAGGtgtggtggttggtgctgtggttgtggaggttggtgctgcagttgtggTGGCTGGTGCTGCTGTTGTATTGGATGGAGCTGCTGTTGTGGtggtttctgctgcagctgtggtGGTTGGGGCTGTTGTGGTTGATGGTGCAGCAATTGTGGTTGTTAATGTTGAGTTTGTTGgtgctgtagttgtggttgtTGCAGtatatgttgttgtttgtgctgcagttgTGGTTATTGGTGCAGTAGATATGATTGGTGCTGCGgttgtggtggttggtgctacagttgttgtggttggtgctgtggttgttggtacttcagtTGTGGTTGGTGTTGCGGTTGTGGTGGTTTGTGCtacagttgttgtggttggtgctgtggttgttggtacttcagttgtggttggtgctgcggctgtggtggttggtgctgtagttgtgggggttggtgctgtggttgttggtacttcagtTGTGGTTTGTGTTGTAGTTGTGGTTGTTGGTTTTGTAGTTGTGGTTGTTGCACTAGATGTTGTTAGTTCTgcagttgtggtggttggtgTAGCAGTTATGATTGGTGCTGCGGTTGTGGTgattggtgctgtggttgttggtacttcagttgtggttggtgctgcaTTTGTGGTGGTTTGTACAGCAGTCGTGGTGGTTgatgctgtggttgttggtatttgagttgtggttggtgctacgtttgtggtggtttgtgcAGCAGATGTGGTAGTTGGTGCTGCAGgtgttgtggttggtgctgtggttgtggtggttggtgctgtAGTTGGTTCCATAGTTGTTGTTGTTAGTGCTgcagttgtggtggttggtgctgtggttgttggtatttgagttgtggttggtgctacgtttgtggtggtttgtgcAGCAGATGTGGTAGTTGGTGCCGCAGgtgttgtggttggtgctgtggttgtggtggttggtactgtggttgttggtacttcagttgtggttggtgctgtggttgttggtacttcagttgtggttggtgctgggtttgtggtggtttgtgcagcagttgtggtga
This window of the Gambusia affinis linkage group LG15, SWU_Gaff_1.0, whole genome shotgun sequence genome carries:
- the LOC122845275 gene encoding mucin-5AC-like, which encodes MHTNHNFSTNNNIYCNNHNYSTNNYNYGTNCSTNYHNHSTNRNNCCTSHNCCTNNHNCSTNNNIYCKNHNYSTNNHNNSQTTTTATPTTTEVPTTTAPTTTTVAPTTTTAAPIISTAPITTTAAQTTTYTATTTTTAPTNSTLTTTIAAPSTTTAPTTTAAAETTTTAAPSNTTAAPATTTAAPTSTTTAPTTTPAAPSPTTSLLTTSPASPTTPAAPNITSGATTATTPSPTTTTPAAATTSAAPTTTSSSPTTTTKSPTSTAPITSTATTAAPTATPTTTSVGSTTTPVASFTSTAKTTTTPFTAIPASSARTTTTTTSTMSTAATDTSSSATEPPTGAVAGATTTSTSTMTSTARITTKTTSAAQSFTNAPTHFSTTTSSTSTTTSAATTKTTSGAQSATTTSTTSSASSVRMGMLHFLVLLFVVIM